Proteins from a single region of Chanodichthys erythropterus isolate Z2021 chromosome 13, ASM2448905v1, whole genome shotgun sequence:
- the acsl4b gene encoding long-chain-fatty-acid--CoA ligase 4b: protein MLPQCERARSISGRPEGPYRAVESADALATQDFEGVDTLDKLFLHAVNRFSQAPCLGTREVLSEEEEKQANGKLFKKLVLGEYTWMTYEEVSQAVESFGSGLAALGQQPRNTIAIFCETRAEWMITAQACFRRNYPLVTLYATLGEDAVAFGLNQCGATHLITSTELLQSKLKNVLSAVSGLQHVIYAGSGKVCQADYPQSLTIHSMDEVIELGAKPENLSEEYERPTASDLAVVMYTSGSTGQPKGVKMQHSNLIAGMTGQCQRIPGLGSQDSYIAYLPLAHVLELTAEISCVSYGCRVGYSSPHTLTDQSSKIKSGGQGDCSVLKPTLIAAVPEIMDRICKNVNGKLREMSVIRRTLFKVGYNYKLQQVSRGADSPVCNMLIFKHVNLLLGGCVRLMLSGGAPLSASTQRFMNVCFCPVAVGYGLTETCGAGTISEFTDYSTGRVGAPLICSEIKLRDWPEGGYTSQDKPHPRGEILIGGPNVAIGYYGSEGEGENDNFFVDEVGQRWFCTGDVGEVHPDGCLQIVDRKKDLVKLQAGEYVSLGKIEAALKNSPLIDNICVYASSDQNYVISFVVPNQKQLTELAKKNGIENEWEELCNHTMMEDEVLKVIKEIAVKNKLERFEVPQKIRLISEIWTPETGLVTDAFKLKRKELKNHYKKDIERLYGTK from the exons ATGTTGCCTCAGTGTGAGAGAGCGCGGAGTATAAGTGGACGTCCAGAAGGGCCGTATCGGGCGGTAGAAAGCGCAGATGCTCTCGCTACACAAGATTTTGAGGGCGTAGACACGCTGGACAAACTTTTTCTTCATGCTGTGAACAGATTCAGTCAGGCACCCTGTCTGGGCACCAGAGAGGTCCTTagtgaagaagaagaaaaacaagccaatgggaagcTCTTTAAGAAG ttGGTCCTAGGAGAATACACCTGGATGACCTATGAAGAAGTCAGCCAAGCAGTGGAATCTTTTGGCAGTGGTCTGGCAGCTCTGGGTCAACAGCCACGAAATACCATTGCCATCTTCTGTGAGACACGGGCAGAATGGATGATCACAGCGCAGGCCTGCTTCAGACGCAATTACCCAT TGGTAACGCTGTATGCAACTCTGGGTGAAGATGCTGTAGCTTTTGGGCTGAATCAGTGTGGAGCCACTCATCTCATCACCAGCACAGAACTGTTGCAGAGCAAACTGAAG aatgttTTGAGTGCAGTCTCAGGTTTGCAGCATGTTATCTATGCAGGCAGTGGTAAAGTATGTCAGGCTGATTACCCACAGTCTCTCACCATTCACAGCATGGACGAAGTAATTGAGCTTGGGGCAAAGCCAGAGAACT tAAGTGAAGAGTATGAGAGGCCGACTGCGTCTGATCTCGCAGTAGTTATGTATACCAGTGGGTCTACCGGGCAGCCTAAAGGGGTGAAGATGCAACACAGTAATCTGATTGCAGGAATGACGGGTCAGTGCCAGCGGATCCCAGGCCTGGG ATCACAGGACTCATATATAGCTTATCTCCCATTGGCTCATGTGCTGGAGCTGACAGCAGAAATATCCTGTGTGTCATATGGCTGCAGGGTCGGATACTCCTcgccacacacactcacagaccag TCCAGTAAAATAAAGAGTGGCGGTCAGGGAGATTGCTCTGTTCTCAAACCCACCCTGATAGCGGCAGTACCG gagaTCATGGATCGTATCTGCAAGAATGTTAATGGAAAGTTGAGAGAGATGTCAGTGATTAGGAGGACTCTGTTTAAAGTGGGATACAACTATAAACTACAGCAGGTGTCACGAGGAGCTGATTCTCCGGTGTGTAACAT GTTGATCTTCAAGCATGTGAATTTGCTGCTGGGAGGGTGTGTACGGCTGATGTTGAGCGGAGGGGCTCCACTGTCTGCTTCCACACAAAGATTTATGAACGTGTGTTTCTGCCCCGTTGCTGTGGGTTACGGCCTTACAGAGACGTGTGGAGCAGGAACTATCTCAGAAT TTACTGATTATAGTACAGGACGAGTTGGAGCTCCTCTCATTTGCTCTGAAATAAAACTTCGAGACTGGCCTGAGg GTGGATACACCAGTCAGGACAAGCCTCACCCAAGAGGTGAGATTTTGATTGGTGGACCGAATGTTGCCATAGGATACTATGGAAGTGAGGGGGAGGGAGAAAATGACAACTTCTTTGTGGACGAGGTGGGGCAGCGCTGGTTTTGTACCGGAGATGTCGGGGAAGTTCATCCAGACGGTTGTCTGCAGATTGTGG ATCGTAAGAAGGACCTGGTAAAGCTGCAGGCAGGTGAATATGTGTCTCTGGGGAAGATAGAAGCCGCCCTGAAAAACAGCCCCCTCATCGATAACATCTGCGTCTATGCCAGCAG TGATCAGAACTACGTGATCAGCTTTGTGGTGCCCAATCAGAAGCAACTGACAGAGCTGGCAAAAAAGAATGGGATAGAGAACGAGTGGGAGGAGCTTTGTAACCACACCATGATGGAGGATGAAGTACTAAAAGTTATCAAAGAGATTGCAGTAAAAA ATAAACTGGAAAGGTTTGAGGTTCCACAGAAGATTCGTTTAATTTCTGAGATTTGGACTCCAGAAACAGGGCTGGTGACAGACGCCTTCAAACTAAAgagaaaagagctgaaaaatcaTTATAAAAAGGACATTGAGAGGTTATATGGGACTAAATGA